Proteins from one Mycolicibacter virginiensis genomic window:
- a CDS encoding LppX_LprAFG lipoprotein: MRRLPGVLTVVSVAAALVAGCSSDSPTVPADASSTVVATTPPTSSAQASTVAPSPTSPKKSSEPLPDAAAILKESSATTAELDSVRLSLAVTGSIENMPVTALDGDVTQQPDPAAKGYAKIAYRGAPAYVAFVVFGGDFYVSQGNGRWVDYGPAAKFYDAASILSPDTGLAGLLTDFVDPEVEGRETIDDVHTVRISGEVSADAAKKIVPQLQATKRTACTVWIEETGDHHLVALKLASGDDDAVAITFSNWNAPVTIGRPRV, from the coding sequence ATGCGCAGGCTCCCGGGCGTCCTGACCGTGGTCAGCGTCGCCGCTGCCCTGGTCGCCGGTTGCTCATCCGACTCCCCAACGGTCCCGGCGGATGCGTCGTCAACCGTCGTTGCGACCACGCCGCCAACCTCGTCGGCACAAGCATCCACGGTGGCGCCGTCGCCCACTTCGCCGAAGAAGTCCAGCGAGCCCCTGCCGGACGCCGCGGCGATCCTCAAGGAGTCCAGCGCCACCACTGCGGAGCTCGACAGCGTGCGCCTGTCGCTGGCGGTGACCGGCAGCATCGAGAACATGCCGGTCACAGCGCTCGACGGGGACGTGACCCAGCAGCCCGACCCGGCGGCGAAGGGCTACGCCAAGATCGCCTACCGGGGCGCGCCGGCCTATGTCGCGTTCGTCGTGTTCGGCGGCGACTTCTACGTGTCGCAGGGGAACGGCCGCTGGGTCGACTACGGTCCGGCCGCCAAGTTCTATGACGCGGCCAGCATCCTGAGCCCCGACACCGGGCTGGCCGGCCTGCTGACCGATTTCGTCGATCCCGAGGTCGAGGGGCGCGAGACGATCGATGACGTACACACCGTGCGGATCAGCGGCGAGGTATCGGCCGACGCGGCGAAGAAGATCGTGCCGCAACTGCAGGCCACCAAACGGACCGCGTGCACGGTGTGGATCGAGGAGACCGGCGACCACCACCTGGTTGCGCTGAAGCTCGCCTCCGGCGACGACGACGCCGTGGCGATCACCTTCTCGAATTGGAATGCGCCGGTGACCATCGGCAGGCCGCGGGTGTAA
- a CDS encoding SDR family NAD(P)-dependent oxidoreductase: MTSPRTIVITGASDGIGAVAARALAGPEVNLVVVGRSAQKLAPVASDAGATALTADFADLDQVRSLAEQIREQVGAIDVLLNNAGGTFAPGLRTAQGHEPNFGINHLAPFLLTNLLRDRLAAAGGALVLNTSSVGNRFGHVDLDDLDYRRRRAFETRAYGTSKLMNILFTRGIAQRWVGDGIISAAVHPGPVATSFGRDSWFVGLLYRTPLRHLATITPAEGATPLIELANRGADPEINGVYFDRHRANGRENRQAHDPKLIDGLWARSVDLVGLG; this comes from the coding sequence GTGACCTCACCCCGAACGATCGTGATCACCGGCGCCAGTGACGGCATCGGTGCCGTCGCAGCGCGTGCCTTGGCTGGACCGGAGGTCAACCTCGTTGTCGTCGGCCGCTCGGCGCAGAAGTTGGCGCCGGTCGCCTCCGATGCCGGTGCCACCGCGCTGACCGCTGATTTCGCCGATTTGGACCAGGTCCGCTCGTTGGCGGAACAGATCCGCGAACAGGTCGGCGCCATCGATGTCTTGCTGAACAACGCGGGCGGAACGTTCGCCCCGGGTCTGCGTACCGCCCAGGGGCATGAACCCAACTTCGGGATCAACCACCTCGCACCCTTCCTGCTGACCAACCTGCTGCGCGATCGGCTGGCCGCCGCCGGTGGCGCGCTGGTGCTGAACACCTCCAGCGTCGGAAACCGGTTCGGGCACGTCGACCTCGACGACCTGGACTACCGGCGCCGGCGTGCCTTCGAAACGCGGGCCTACGGGACCAGCAAGCTGATGAACATCTTGTTCACCCGCGGCATCGCCCAGCGCTGGGTTGGCGACGGAATCATCTCCGCGGCAGTGCATCCCGGTCCGGTCGCGACCAGCTTCGGGCGGGACTCCTGGTTTGTCGGCCTGCTCTACCGCACTCCGCTGCGCCACCTCGCGACGATTACCCCGGCCGAGGGGGCCACGCCGTTGATCGAACTGGCCAACCGTGGCGCCGACCCCGAGATCAACGGCGTCTATTTCGACCGCCACCGCGCCAACGGCCGCGAGAATCGGCAAGCCCACGACCCCAAGCTCATCGACGGGCTATGGGCCCGCTCCGTCGATCTCGTGGGCCTGGGCTGA
- a CDS encoding NADH:flavin oxidoreductase/NADH oxidase family protein — MPATIFTPLRLANGSVVENRLVKAAMEENMAVAGQLPDEAIFRLYRRWSQGGVGLIITGNVMVHAEALTGPAGVVLDSETPLEPFRQWAAAAKSGGSRVWMQINHPGRQVMANMPGVAWGPSAIRVDIGRNSTRLAQPVAMTTQQIDATVARFAETARRAEQAGFDGVEIHAAHGYLISQFLSPLSNQRTDQWGGTLANRARLLLDIVGAVRSSVSPAFTVAVKLNSADFQRGGFDADDAATVIGLLAPLGVEVVELSGGSYESPAMTGQAADERTRAREAYFLTLAEELAQSSPLPLMLTGGIVRRSVADEVLAGGIDLVGMGTALAVDPDLPNKWRAGTDAAVELKPVRFKDKAIASAVALARVRYQLRRLGKGRRARPGVHPLTAYALEAVLGRRALRHYRSWLQARTAGPRLEHGESLVVQP, encoded by the coding sequence ATGCCCGCCACCATCTTTACGCCCTTACGCCTGGCCAACGGCTCCGTCGTCGAAAACCGCCTGGTCAAGGCCGCCATGGAAGAGAACATGGCGGTCGCCGGTCAACTGCCCGACGAGGCGATCTTCCGGCTCTACCGGCGGTGGAGCCAGGGCGGTGTCGGGCTGATCATCACCGGCAATGTGATGGTGCACGCCGAGGCGCTGACCGGACCGGCCGGCGTTGTGCTCGACTCGGAAACGCCGCTGGAGCCGTTCCGGCAGTGGGCGGCCGCAGCGAAAAGTGGCGGCTCACGGGTGTGGATGCAGATCAACCACCCCGGCCGACAGGTGATGGCCAATATGCCCGGTGTCGCATGGGGGCCCTCGGCCATCCGCGTGGATATCGGCCGCAACAGCACGCGGCTGGCCCAGCCCGTCGCGATGACCACCCAGCAGATCGACGCCACCGTCGCTCGCTTCGCCGAGACCGCTCGACGCGCAGAGCAGGCCGGGTTCGACGGAGTCGAGATCCACGCCGCCCACGGCTATCTGATTTCGCAGTTCCTCTCGCCTCTGTCGAACCAGCGCACCGATCAATGGGGCGGAACATTGGCGAACCGGGCGCGCCTGCTGCTCGACATCGTCGGCGCGGTCCGCTCGTCGGTGTCCCCCGCGTTCACGGTGGCGGTCAAGCTCAACTCGGCCGACTTTCAGCGTGGCGGCTTCGACGCCGACGACGCCGCGACGGTGATCGGGCTGCTGGCGCCGCTGGGGGTGGAGGTGGTCGAACTCTCCGGCGGCAGCTACGAAAGCCCCGCCATGACCGGTCAGGCCGCCGATGAGCGGACGCGGGCCCGCGAGGCGTATTTCCTCACCCTCGCCGAGGAACTGGCCCAGTCCAGTCCGCTGCCGCTGATGCTGACCGGCGGTATCGTCCGCAGATCGGTGGCCGACGAAGTCCTCGCCGGCGGTATCGACCTGGTCGGTATGGGAACCGCGCTGGCCGTGGACCCCGATCTGCCCAACAAATGGCGCGCGGGCACTGACGCCGCGGTCGAACTCAAACCGGTCCGCTTCAAGGACAAGGCGATCGCCTCAGCGGTAGCTCTGGCCCGCGTCCGCTACCAGCTGCGCCGCCTGGGAAAGGGCAGGCGGGCCCGGCCCGGCGTCCATCCGCTCACCGCATACGCCCTCGAAGCCGTATTGGGGCGCCGCGCGCTTCGCCATTACCGCAGCTGGCTGCAGGCACGCACCGCCGGCCCCCGCCTGGAGCACGGCGAATCGCTGGTGGTGCAGCCATGA
- a CDS encoding nitroreductase family protein: MTPVDSSPSPFVPPAAAEALAGLNMPLAEAMRSQRAIRRLHFDPVDEELLREVLALALKAPTSSNSQDWAFVVVNDPEQKRRLVRSYQRAFRLFGWFARRAATDEPTRRQLRVSEWQREHYHELPTLVVACYRRTLKHQPVGWPQIRVSSFYGSVYPAVQNLLLACRAVGLGASLQTLPLWLVRSTRRVLELPPEMVPVCIIPIGWARGRYGPTQRPPIEEVVHVDRFGHQPWRSAQAHEIDGAGP; the protein is encoded by the coding sequence ATGACCCCCGTCGACTCGTCCCCCAGCCCCTTCGTACCCCCTGCTGCCGCCGAGGCACTCGCGGGATTGAATATGCCGCTCGCCGAGGCGATGCGCTCACAGCGGGCGATCCGGCGGCTGCACTTCGACCCCGTCGACGAGGAACTACTGCGCGAAGTGCTTGCGCTCGCGCTCAAGGCTCCCACCAGTTCGAACAGCCAGGACTGGGCATTTGTCGTGGTCAACGATCCCGAGCAGAAGCGCCGCCTGGTGCGCAGCTACCAACGGGCGTTCAGGCTGTTCGGCTGGTTTGCCAGGCGCGCTGCCACCGATGAGCCGACGAGGCGCCAGTTGCGGGTGTCCGAGTGGCAGCGTGAGCATTACCACGAACTGCCCACCCTGGTGGTGGCCTGCTACCGGCGCACCCTCAAACACCAGCCTGTCGGGTGGCCGCAGATAAGGGTTTCGTCGTTCTACGGTTCGGTCTATCCGGCGGTGCAGAATCTGCTCCTGGCGTGCCGAGCCGTGGGCCTAGGCGCCTCACTGCAGACGCTGCCGTTGTGGTTGGTCCGTAGCACGCGCCGCGTGCTGGAGCTGCCGCCCGAGATGGTGCCGGTGTGCATCATCCCGATCGGTTGGGCTCGCGGGCGATACGGCCCGACCCAGCGTCCGCCGATCGAGGAAGTCGTGCACGTCGATCGATTCGGCCACCAGCCGTGGCGATCAGCCCAGGCCCACGAGATCGACGGAGCGGGCCCATAG
- a CDS encoding MFS transporter, with protein sequence MQRSIAGTAVGNFMEWYDFGIYGFLATTIAQVFYPSDSSSAVGLIATFGTLAAAFAVRPFGGIVFGALGDRIGRKRVLVMTVTLMAVGTTITGLLPSYETIGVWAPILLIVTKILQGFSTGGEYVGAMTYVSEHAPDRSRGALTGYLPLGTLGGYITGAAVVTVLKTQLPVSDMLHWGWRVPFLLGVPLAMVTLYMRLRIDESPAFEELEQLSEQPATGHSNGWLQFKQTVTGQRKGLLICMGLVLAENVTNYMLTGYLPTYFKQVGRISGSRGLTMIVVALVFMLVAVLPLAKLSDRIGRKPILWTGSALLIVGSVPAFLLIRQGGSYPLRLLGVLLIGVMLLCFYSTTPSTLPALFPTRVRYFAVAIGFNISVSVFGGTTPLVAETLVSGTGNVMLPAYLLMGAGVIGAITVWFTPETAGKRLPGSGPSVATEQEAEAIAEAGLHE encoded by the coding sequence ATGCAGCGCTCGATCGCGGGCACGGCCGTCGGCAACTTCATGGAGTGGTACGACTTCGGGATCTACGGCTTCCTGGCCACCACCATCGCGCAGGTTTTCTACCCCAGTGACAGTTCCAGCGCGGTGGGCCTGATCGCCACCTTCGGCACGCTGGCGGCAGCTTTCGCGGTGCGGCCGTTCGGCGGCATCGTCTTCGGCGCGCTCGGAGACCGCATCGGCCGTAAGCGGGTCTTGGTCATGACCGTCACCCTGATGGCGGTGGGCACCACGATCACGGGGTTGCTGCCCTCGTACGAGACGATCGGCGTGTGGGCCCCGATCCTGCTGATCGTCACCAAGATCTTGCAGGGGTTCTCCACCGGTGGCGAATACGTCGGGGCCATGACCTACGTCAGCGAACACGCCCCAGACCGCAGCCGCGGCGCGCTGACGGGGTATCTACCGCTGGGCACACTCGGCGGCTACATCACGGGCGCCGCGGTGGTGACCGTGCTCAAAACCCAACTGCCGGTCTCGGACATGCTGCACTGGGGTTGGCGAGTCCCGTTCCTACTCGGCGTGCCGCTGGCCATGGTGACGCTGTACATGCGGCTGCGCATCGACGAGTCACCGGCCTTTGAAGAGCTCGAGCAGCTCAGCGAACAACCCGCCACCGGCCACAGCAACGGGTGGCTGCAGTTCAAGCAGACCGTCACCGGGCAGCGCAAGGGTCTGCTGATCTGCATGGGCCTGGTGTTGGCCGAGAACGTCACCAACTACATGCTCACCGGGTATCTGCCCACGTACTTCAAACAGGTCGGTCGCATCAGCGGCAGCCGCGGACTGACGATGATCGTGGTGGCACTGGTGTTCATGCTGGTCGCCGTGTTGCCGCTGGCGAAATTGTCCGACCGCATCGGCCGCAAACCGATTCTGTGGACCGGCAGCGCTCTACTGATCGTGGGGTCTGTTCCCGCCTTCCTGCTGATCCGCCAGGGCGGCAGCTACCCGCTGCGACTGCTCGGTGTGCTGCTCATCGGTGTCATGCTGCTGTGCTTCTACAGCACCACGCCGTCGACGCTGCCCGCGCTGTTCCCCACCAGGGTGCGCTATTTCGCGGTGGCGATCGGATTCAACATCTCGGTCTCGGTGTTCGGCGGCACCACTCCCCTGGTCGCCGAGACCCTGGTGTCGGGAACCGGCAACGTGATGTTGCCGGCCTACCTCTTGATGGGCGCGGGCGTCATCGGCGCAATCACGGTGTGGTTCACCCCGGAGACGGCCGGTAAACGCCTGCCCGGATCGGGGCCGTCGGTGGCCACCGAGCAAGAGGCCGAGGCCATCGCCGAAGCGGGGCTGCACGAATAG